CTCTGTGACATCTGTGTGTGAAATATTAGTTTGGAGGCTGGAAAATATTGTCACTTCAGAGTTGCTGAGAAGAGACCAGGAGGCAAACTGAATTTTCTTAACTTGTAGAAGGACTGGGCCCCCTAAATCCTTAGAAAGTCCAAGAGGTTGACTGATTGGGGTCATCCCTCCAGCCACCCCTCTAGCCAGCGAatcagcaggctccctgccaggtcTGGTTAGGCCTGTGCCTGGTCAAGGGACAAAGCCCAAGTACCCACCCTCAATAGTTATACAGGGCGTTGGTGGCCAAGCTGAGGAGTTGGGAGCACAGGCAACAGGGAGCCACTGAGCGGCtttgtctgtcttcctccctcagaGACCTTCCCGAGTGTGCCCTGACTCTAAGACTCTGCACCCAACAGATTTGAGGTTTATTCTTTAATGCAGAAAGTCCTTTAATTAAACACTTGCTTATTGTAACACACTTTCTTTCACTCTGTATCTCTAAGAAGTAACAAGGGTACTGAAATAACAAGGGTGAAGTTCACTGATGGCTTTGGAAATGTTCAAGACTTCTAGTCCTGTCCCCTCCTTGGCATACGCATGGCTTGAGAAAGAGTGAACGGAGGACAGCAAAGTCACATGGGAAATGAGATGGGTGGGGATCGGGGCCCCTTAGAGAGCTGCAACCACCAGTGTGGGGCAGGGAACTGGCTGAGGGTTTAGCTTTGGAAGAAGTGGTGTAGACTCCAAGTGTAGACTCCCAGCTGCCCAGGAAACGAGGTGAGAGGCCAGACATGGCCCTGCAGTGATCTGCAGGGGTGCCGCCCTCCCGCTGAGCTGAGCTCAAGGACAGTGTGGTCTTGCTCTGCATCAGCTTCTCGGAGcttggcacagggcctggccaaTGCTCCTGGCATGAACGACTGAGCAGGAGAGCTGGATGATCAGATCACATCCTTAAGAGGCTTGAGCCCAGTAAGGATGGGAGGTAGAGGCCAGAAGAGAGGGAATATTTGTGAAGACTACCTCTTGAGTCAGGCTACAGTAGATGTTATGATGTGCattctacaggtgaggaaacaggatCTGGGAGGTGTGGTCACAAAGGTGGGGGCATAGGACCTGGGGCTCCCCAAAGCCTCACCTCTCAAGGTTTGTTGGTCCTACGCCGTTCCCCAAGTCTACTCCCACAGTTTGAGTCCCAGCATCCCAAAGGAGACCAAGGGCTTCCGTAGGAAGCCTTCAGCTGTTGCTTGGCCAggtttctctcttctccaagCCCACTCTATAATCAAAGTTTTTCTCAAGATACTGCCTTCTCTGTCTGAAGCTTGGCAGACTAAACTGCCCCTCTTCTGGCTTTTGGGAAGACAGTGGGGAGGCAGTGTGCTGGGCGGAGGCTGGACCAGCCCCTCTGGAGTCAGGATCACCTTCCACCACTTGCTGAGGAGAGCACTTCTTAGTTCTTCCCTTTTCCAGAGTGTGACCCTTTTACCCATCATGGGatgggttgggggtgaggggcaagTTTTGCACTGGATGTGGGGGATTGGACACAGGTGACAACCCTTCTCTGGCCTCCTTTCCTGCAGCGGTTCAATGGGAGGCAGCTTTCCTTCTATCACttttctccatcctcctccctccctagTTCCTGTCCTCACCTCCCCAACCCACCAGCACACCTGAGATCTCTTTCTCCCTGTTCCCAAGGAGCTGGACAGGGCTATGGCCTTCTGGACAGCCCTGTCTCTTTCACTGCTCGAATGCTAGCTGTCCTGACCCTTGCTAAAAGAATCCAGATTGGATTGGGTTATCCCCTATTCCCGCCGGATCCTCATCTGTGATGGTTCTAGTCAGCTGGAAGCTGAAGAGTTCTCAGGACTGTGTGGGGGCCCGCCAGCAGCAGGTCAGCCTTAGGTCCCTCAGTATCTCCCAGTATAGTCTTTGAAGCTTGGACAGCCTAACCTCTGTTGCCAAAAGCCATCTGAGCTCTGATTCTAGGACAGCCACATACTGGTGCCCCTTCATTTTACTTTCAGTCCCATTTCCGTATCTGCAAGAACAGAGATTGCTTGATGAGATGCTGAGAAAAAGCATCTCATGCATTATTTCACTGTTCAAACCTTCAAATTTGTCCTCAGGTCTCAGCCTGAACATCAGTCCCCTCCGGCCTGCATCAGTTCCCCTTTTAGACTCCTACTACAGCATCTGCCACAATTTATAGTTTTATACGTCTCGGTGGGATTATCGGCCCCATGTCATGCCCTTTCCCATCAGCCTAGATGACTCCCTGAAGGCAGGGATATTCACCCTGTGTGGCCCCAGGCCTAGTCCTACACAGATTCTGGTAAGTGCACCCCTGACTAACAGTGTAGGTCCCCCTGAGAGGTGGGAGAACCCAGTTGCTTTGAAGAGGAAGGGACAAAGTTCAGGAAGGCTTCCTGACAGAGGCGTATCTGGGTTCACATGGTATACTAACTAAAGGAGAAAGCATACACAGGCTGTCCTGCAAGGGCACTGCCCCCTTCCCGGAGCTCAGTCATCTTTCTCAAGTGTATCCAGGAGTACCTTAAGATCCTAGGAAGAAGGATTCCCAGTATTTAGGGCTAGGAACTGTTTGCTCCCAAGACCACATTTTACCTATAAGGAAACCAAGGTCCAGAGCAGGGTACAGACCAGTTCTGACAGAAGCCCAGCCCAAGGCCTCATGGGGTCCCATGGTTAGCAGGTACCTCGTGAGCACCCGTCTCATACTGGGAGCCAGAGCAACCAGAGGGATGGCAGAGCATGATTTCTTAAGGCCTGATGCCCCTGCTCTTTTCCAGAAGAGGTatctacttttcattttcctgaaaggcatttcaggaagaggaggcagggtgCACGCCAAGGTGGAAAGCAGCACATACGTTAGATGGAATGCTGATTTGGCAGTCaccttgggggtggggcagagggggctACTGGCTCCCTGCTGGCAAGGGCCACACATCTTTCAGAGGGAGGCCTGTTTGTAACTCTTAAGCAGGCCTGACCTACGACAGAAAGCTGCTTTCTGAGGGAGAGCAAAATAAACAACAATCTTGGCTTCATTTATCATCCAGGTGCCTCCACGGGAGAGTGGGGCCACAAAagccttttttgtttgcttgttttgtttttggaatttgCAATTGTCTATTTTCTTAAGTCTTCCCCACTAGGCTAGAATCATGCGCTCCTGGAGGGTCAGGCCTGGGTCTTGCCCCTGAAATCCCCAGCAAGCCTCATACAGGGGCTGTGTTTGCTGAATAAACCCTCCTTCCCACATGCAGTACTCTTCTTCTTGTCAAGACTTTGCTGAACCATGAAATAAATCCAGAAACCCAGAAAAGAAGAATTCAGAGGTAAAGGCACAAAAGGATCAGGCAGAAAATACTCAGCAGATATAATCAATACAAGTTCAGTTCTTTGAAAGTACctttaaaatggataaatctttgGCAAGTTTTggtcaagaaaagagaaagcatggaCAAGCAATGCTAGGAATGAAAAAAGGGACAAACTGACAATGTTGAGATTTTAAAAGGGGCAAGAGAAAATAGCACAAAACTTTACAGCAATAAATTAAAAGTCTAGAAAAGACATGTGACCTCCTCTGAAATTACCAAAGCCCTTTTGCAACGGTTACCTCCAGAAACCCTTACACAGCGCTGTGCTTTGGACATCAGTGCTCCAGTTAGGTTTTCTAGAAGGAAAAGAGACTGAGAGGTGGACACCCAGCCCAGGTCCCTGGCAAGCCACCCGCTTTGTCTCAAAGGTCACAGCCACAGGAGCATGTGCCCATCAACAACAGGGACCTGCCACACTCTTGCACTTCTAGCCATCACCTTAAGCTCCCTGGTTGGAGGCcagccttatttatttttccacttgaAATGCCATAGgagtttcactttatttttacttcaaaagcagcaccataaaaatccttgatgATTAGAGCTCCAGCTGTCCTAAGTTGTTTGTCAAGGGATCGGTTACTCAAATCTCCTATGGAGGGAAACAGTTTCAGGCGAGAGGCCATGGGAGCTGAGAAACACGAATGTCTCATCTCTAAAAACTTTCAGACTCCCTCCTGTTCACTGCCtggcctgccccctcctcccttcccccaaccccaccatctGCTCTCTAGAGAGCAGATCAAATTTTCGGGCTAAGGTACTCTGGCGCCAAAGACTCAGCCCCTCCAAgctaccccctgccccccaccaacgCAGAAATCCAACACCACGACCCAAATGGACTGCAGCCACATGAAACCACAAAGTAAAGTTTATAAAGCTTTATTAAACATTTCAAACAGCTGTGCAACGaacacaccaaaaataaaagcTCCGGAATAGCAGTCCACATGTTCCCCAAGTGTGGCCTCACAGTCCCATTCCCTAGATGGACTGCCTCCAGTTCTGTCCTCTGCCTGGCCCACCGCCCTTCCCGCTCAGGCAAGAGAAAGATGGATGATTGAGACTGGATGGACAACCATGCTAGTCCCCAGTGGGCAGGGGCCAGGAGAAAGTCTcgtttgccaacacttgttactgaagcgcagaaaaagcaaaaagcaagtgACAGTCACAAAGTCTTCCTGTGTATTCTTCATAAGGTACAGTCTATATGCGCAGGACTGAAGGAGCTCCTGGCACAAGGACGATGGCCACTGCTCCCCTCTGTCTTGTCTGAACCATCTCGGAGTCCAGTGCGCTGGTCGCCCTGCAGTCCCCATGCTAAATAAAAACTGTAGCGGCACCTATCATAGCTAGCTACTGCTAAACCTCCAAGTCAGAACACGCTCGATAAAGCTTCTTTAAAAggaatatacacatgtatttgtatatacacgcgcacacacacacgtacacacgcaCTCACGGCACGCCAAAAAATATCCAAACACCTATTACAGGGATTATGGCTGTTATGAAACACACAAGTACTCTTCCATTCACTCGGCTGGGGACTGCTAGATCTACAGGGACACGCCACACCTCAATCCTGCAGAGCATGCACGGGAGACACAGTGAGGCCCCCCTCCTTGGGACAATTgagaaaggcaggaggaagggcaaagaAAGTGAGGCTGGGCTGGTAAGCATGAGCCCAGACACCCAAGTGAAAGAGCAACAGGTCTCTGttacttctttcttaaaaatgaagtgGAGAAAATACTGGAGATTTGTGAACAACAAACAGTCAAGACATGTTTTTGTCTGGGCTGCTGACTGGGGAAAGAAGGATGAAAAAGCGAGGCTCTCGGGCGTCAGCAATCTCTTTAAATTCGAGATAAGTGCAAAAATGAGCCCTGTCTTGGACAGGTGCTCCCCCAAAAAGGAAAGGGATAGAAGAGAACTAAAGGGAAACTAGGACAGGGACTGAGGGGATGGTAACATTCTGGGAAGGGAAGAGACCCTGAAAAGGAGGGGGTCACAGAGGTGACGAGACTGGCATTTTATCTGCCCAGGTCATGCTGGGATGGTGGACCAGGATGGGCACAGACTCCTCGCAGGAATGAGGCGATGGGGGTGACCATCCTGccagcctggggggtggggggggaaccgAGATGGGGACAGAACACACACAATCACAAGACCACCCACAACTACAGGACTCTACAATAAAAGCACCGGTCAGTGCCATTATTCACATTATAAGGATAAAACATCACAGGCCAAGAAAGGCGCCGTCAGGAATGTGGCACCCGCGGGGCTGCGGGATTTGAAACTCCAATGCTTTATGACCTATGTCAATGCCTCCCCTCCCATCTTCTGCTTCCTTGGAAAGCTAACCGGGCAGGCTGTTAGGTGCCCACAACGCCAGGGTCATGCGCCGATTCCGGAAGCGGGGAATCAGCACAGTGGTACAGGAAACAGTTTCCCCAGCAGCTATAGCAGATGAGGAACAGGGCTGCCaggaaaaccaaggcacagatcGTGCAAGGCTTCCGCTCCAGGAGGAAGCTGAGCAGGTAGAAGCCCATGAACATGGAGTGGCTGAACCACAGGGCGGGGTTGAGGGGCTTGGGGATGAGGAGGACGGGCAGCAGCCACTGGAGGCAATACATGATCTCTGCTGGGCAGGGCCTTCGCCAAGGCCACCGGGCACCGCTGCAGGAACCGACCTAATGGGAGCCAGCGGGCGCAGGCAGCTGCCCTCCGCTTTCTTCAACCCTCACTCTCCAGGAGCTGAGCCGCTGTGCTCTCTGGCTGTCAGCCCGGGATCACCAAGGCAGCAGGGATCCTGAAGAGAAAAGtcaacacaacaaacaaacagacaaaaaacagacagacagacagacaccaaaaaaaaaaaaaaaaaaaaaaaaaaaaacaggaacagaaTGTAGACTTATTTGGGAAAATGGATCATGGTTAACAACAGCAAATGTGAAtgccctttcctccctgcccacccatgGACGTCTACTCCGCTCCACATCACCATCTCAGGAAGCTCCTAGAGTATCTCCCCCGGGCCTGTCAGGGAGGTGGGCCAGAGGGCTCTTCGGGCAGGTCCGGCACAGTGGACTGGCTTTGCCTGGGCCCTGCCCAGCAGAGATCATGTATCGCCTCCTGGGGCTGCAGCCTGTCCTCAAGGGCCCCAGACCTCACAATACCGCCCTGTGGTTGCCACCGGATGGccatgggctccatgctgtgcCCCCACAAAATAAGAACAAGGTTCGGTTCTGTATCTAGTCTGTCACAGCAGGTGCTCGGGAGAGAGTTAAAGCACCTCACTGCCAGCCGGAGCTTGCGGGTAATGGATCCTTGCATGCCCTGTGAGGccgcagggcaggggtgggggtgtgggtgcGACactaccaaatattttaagacGGCAGCCTGGCAT
The window above is part of the Lutra lutra chromosome 9, mLutLut1.2, whole genome shotgun sequence genome. Proteins encoded here:
- the BLCAP gene encoding bladder cancer-associated protein encodes the protein MYCLQWLLPVLLIPKPLNPALWFSHSMFMGFYLLSFLLERKPCTICALVFLAALFLICYSCWGNCFLYHCADSPLPESAHDPGVVGT